A genomic segment from Fusarium fujikuroi IMI 58289 draft genome, chromosome FFUJ_chr04 encodes:
- a CDS encoding related to endonuclease/exonuclease/phosphatase family protein, with product MQAIIQKQMEKAIALRKPASSLSWRPDQPWKQPVYRWSSNADEWQPLQASEPSPNRAKATKLAIYSWNIDFMLPHGDSRMNSALKHLEELSRQHRSDDKTAVVINIQECVPSDLDLIGEMNWIRDGFYRTDVDTANWASGAYGTTTLVDRRLDVLSCFRVHYSATQMERDALFVEVGASGQKLRVCNTHLESLALEPPRRPAQMQQIASHMRADNISGAVVTGDFNAIQPFDRTLHTDNKLEDAYLKLGGTEGDGRDDNQGYTWGQQALPQLRQQFGCSRMDKVFFCGDALELLEFERFGADVEPEESEEDVRKDLLSLGFEKPWITDHLGVKAIFDIKH from the coding sequence ATGCAGGCAATCATACAGAAGCAGATGGAAAAGGCCATCGCGCTGAGGAAACCAGCCTCCTCGCTTTCGTGGCGGCCCGACCAGCCCTGGAAACAGCCTGTGTACAGATGGAGCAGCAACGCGGATGAATGGCAGCCACTTCAAGCATCCGAGCCGTCACCAAACAGAGCAAAAGCCACGAAGCTAGCTATTTACAGTTGGAACATCGATTTCATGCTCCCTCATGGCGACAGCCGAATGAACTCAGCGCTGAagcatcttgaagagctgagTCGCCAGCATCGGTCTGACGACAAGACAGCGGTTGTCATCAATATTCAAGAATGCGTACCATCTGATTTAGATCTCATTGGCGAGATGAATTGGATTAGGGACGGATTTTACCGGACAGATGTTGATACTGCCAACTGGGCTTCAGGTGCTTATGGTACAACGACGCTGGTCGATCGCCGACTTGATGTCCTGTCCTGCTTTCGAGTACATTATTCAGCGACTCAGATGGAGCGCGATGCCCTCTTTGTCGAAGTAGGAGCATCTGGTCAGAAGCTTCGAGTTTGCAACACCCACCTCGAATCACTTGCTCTGGAACCTCCACGCCGCCCAGCCCAGATGCAGCAAATTGCTTCACATATGCGTGCCGACAACATCTCGGGCGCTGTCGTGACTGGAGACTTCAACGCTATCCAACCATTCGACAGGACTCTCCACACAGACAACAAGCTCGAAGACGCATATCTCAAACTCGGGGGCACAGAAGGCGATGGTAGGGATGATAACCAAGGGTATACGTGGGGACAACAGGCCCTACCACAACTGCGGCAGCAATTTGGCTGCTCGCGCATGGATAAGGTGTTTTTTTGTGGTGATGCACTTGAGCTGTTAGAGTTCGAGAGGTttggtgctgatgttgagccGGAGGAGTCGGAGGAGGATGTTCGAAAGGATCTGCTGTcgcttggctttgagaagcCGTGGATCACTGATCATCTTGGTGTCAAGGCAATTTTTGACATTAAACATTGA